A DNA window from Carnobacterium funditum DSM 5970 contains the following coding sequences:
- the argH gene encoding argininosuccinate lyase produces MEKLWSGRFEGESHAWIDAFGASIDIDQQLAEEDLICSLAHVKMLAKTSILSVGESNEIIEGLEKLLEDNKKGHLVFTIKNEDIHLNLEKLLHDDIGPVAGKLHTARSRNDQVATDMHLYLKKEVIEINQSIQLLMGVLINKSEKNVETILPGYTHLQHAQPISFAHHLLAYYNMFKRDFERNQDSLKRIDISPLGAAALAGTTFPIDREYTKKLIGFKKNYSNSLDAVSDRDFILEFLSNSSLLMMHLSRFCEEIILWTSHEYQFVTLTDAFSTGSSIMPQKKNPDMAELIRGKTGRVYGNLIGLLTTMKGLPLAYNKDLQEDKEGMFDTVKTVKDCLTIFSSMLETMKINESTMYTATTKDYSNATELADYLANKGIPFRKAHEIVGKLVLDCIKKENYLQDIPLSEYHAISELIEEDIYAVLDSKTAVERRNSFGGTGFKQIQKELMNANEALMDMKQV; encoded by the coding sequence ATGGAAAAATTATGGAGTGGAAGATTTGAAGGTGAAAGCCATGCATGGATTGATGCTTTTGGAGCTTCGATTGACATTGATCAACAGTTAGCCGAAGAAGATTTAATTTGCAGTTTAGCACACGTAAAAATGTTGGCTAAAACAAGTATACTATCCGTTGGAGAGTCAAATGAAATTATCGAAGGTCTAGAAAAATTACTCGAAGATAATAAAAAAGGTCATCTAGTATTTACCATCAAAAATGAAGATATTCACTTGAATTTAGAAAAGTTGCTTCATGACGATATTGGGCCAGTAGCAGGTAAGCTACATACGGCACGTAGCAGAAATGATCAAGTTGCAACGGATATGCATCTGTATCTGAAAAAAGAAGTAATCGAAATCAATCAATCGATTCAATTACTTATGGGTGTTTTGATTAATAAATCTGAAAAAAATGTGGAAACAATCTTGCCTGGGTACACTCATTTGCAACATGCGCAACCCATTTCTTTTGCCCATCATTTACTTGCTTATTATAATATGTTTAAACGTGATTTTGAACGCAATCAAGATAGTCTAAAAAGAATTGATATTTCCCCATTAGGAGCTGCAGCTCTAGCTGGAACAACTTTTCCTATTGATCGAGAATATACAAAAAAACTGATTGGTTTTAAGAAAAACTATTCTAACAGCCTAGATGCGGTTAGTGATCGCGATTTTATTTTAGAGTTTTTGAGTAATAGTAGTCTTTTGATGATGCATCTATCGCGTTTTTGCGAAGAAATTATTTTGTGGACTAGTCATGAATATCAGTTCGTGACATTGACAGATGCATTCTCAACTGGGAGTTCGATTATGCCTCAAAAGAAAAATCCAGATATGGCTGAGTTAATCCGTGGGAAAACAGGACGTGTTTATGGTAATTTAATAGGCTTATTAACAACAATGAAAGGTTTGCCATTAGCCTATAACAAAGACTTACAAGAAGATAAAGAAGGCATGTTTGATACAGTCAAAACGGTTAAAGATTGTCTAACCATATTTTCTAGTATGCTTGAGACCATGAAAATTAACGAATCCACAATGTACACGGCTACGACTAAGGATTATTCAAATGCAACTGAGTTAGCAGATTATCTAGCGAATAAAGGCATTCCCTTTAGAAAAGCTCATGAGATAGTAGGCAAGCTTGTGCTAGATTGCATAAAAAAAGAGAATTATTTGCAAGATATACCTTTATCTGAGTACCACGCCATTTCTGAATTGATTGAAGAAGATATTTATGCTGTTTTAGATTCAAAAACAGCAGTAGAACGACGCAACTCTTTTGGTGGTACAGGTTTTAAACAAATACAAAAAGAACTTATGAATGCAAATGAAGCGTTGATGGATATGAAACAAGTATGA
- a CDS encoding argininosuccinate synthase — MENEKVVIAYSGGLDTSVAIKWLTEEGYDVIACCLDVGEGKNLDFIKEKALSIGAISSYTIDAKKEFAEEYALIALQAHTFYEGTYPLISALSRPLIAKKLVEVAIKKGASAVAHGCTGKGNDQVRFEVAIHSLAPNLKVLAPVREWQWSREEEINYAIKHEIPVPIDLDNPFSIDQNLWGRANECGILENPWAAPPEAAYELTANLANTPDSPEILEIDFLAGKPTAINGKQYSLVELIEYLNKIAGKHGIGRIDHIENRLVGIKSREVYEAPGAMVLMTAHKALEDLTFVKEIGHFKPAIEQKLTEMIYNGLWFNPLTDSLIAFLNATQQYVNGTIRLKLFKGHSIVEGRKSPNSLYDENLATYTSADTFDQKASVGFIKLWGLSTKVHAEVHHSTDRFEETVIKEKVFY; from the coding sequence ATGGAAAATGAAAAAGTAGTTATAGCATACTCCGGAGGTTTAGATACATCTGTTGCCATTAAATGGTTGACTGAAGAAGGTTACGATGTGATTGCTTGTTGTTTAGATGTAGGTGAGGGGAAAAATCTAGATTTTATTAAAGAAAAAGCTTTAAGTATTGGAGCCATTTCTTCGTATACAATCGATGCAAAAAAAGAATTCGCAGAAGAATATGCTTTAATAGCTCTGCAAGCACATACTTTTTATGAGGGCACTTATCCATTGATTTCTGCTTTATCTCGTCCATTAATTGCGAAAAAATTAGTGGAAGTAGCTATCAAAAAAGGTGCTAGTGCAGTTGCTCATGGGTGCACTGGAAAAGGTAATGATCAAGTGCGCTTTGAAGTAGCAATACACTCTTTAGCACCAAATTTAAAAGTTCTTGCACCCGTCCGTGAATGGCAATGGTCAAGAGAAGAAGAAATCAATTATGCTATTAAGCATGAGATACCGGTGCCTATTGATTTAGATAATCCTTTTTCCATTGACCAGAACTTGTGGGGAAGAGCGAATGAATGTGGTATTTTAGAAAATCCTTGGGCGGCACCGCCAGAAGCAGCGTATGAGTTAACGGCTAATTTAGCAAATACACCAGATAGTCCAGAAATTTTAGAAATCGACTTTTTAGCTGGGAAACCTACTGCAATAAATGGCAAACAGTATTCCTTAGTGGAATTGATTGAATACCTTAATAAAATAGCAGGAAAACATGGAATTGGACGAATTGATCATATTGAAAACCGGTTAGTTGGAATTAAATCCCGTGAAGTCTATGAGGCACCAGGAGCCATGGTTCTGATGACGGCACATAAAGCTCTTGAAGATTTGACTTTTGTAAAAGAAATTGGTCATTTTAAACCAGCAATCGAACAAAAATTAACGGAGATGATTTATAACGGTTTATGGTTTAATCCTTTAACAGATAGTTTGATTGCTTTTTTAAATGCTACACAACAATACGTGAATGGTACAATACGTTTGAAATTATTCAAAGGCCATTCAATTGTTGAAGGAAGAAAATCCCCTAATTCCCTATATGATGAAAACTTAGCTACGTATACTTCGGCTGATACGTTTGATCAAAAAGCTTCAGTCGGTTTTATTAAATTATGGGGGCTTTCTACCAAAGTACACGCAGAAGTTCACCATTCGACTGATCGTTTTGAAGAAACAGTCATAAAAGAAAAAGTTTTCTATTAA
- the ribF gene encoding riboflavin biosynthesis protein RibF: protein MEIIKLRHPYKKSQIPSANVVLALGFFDGVHRGHQEVINQAKNLSLKKHCKLAVMTFNQHPSIVFKKIAAQDMLYLSTVEKKEAIMADLGVDILYEIEFTSAFASLDPQSFVDLYIVALNAKVVVAGFDYTYGKKEVASMEHLPQYAKNRFEIVVIEKQTTNDAKISSTRIRKAIDSGDIKEANWLLGYTYETTGRVIHGDARGRLLGFPTANIDVTKDIRLPTVGVYVVEILIGNKHYQGMASIGHNITFEINRPLTVEVYILNFNQDIYGEKVTVLWQHFLRDEWKFDSVEALIAQLKQDEKDTRDYFLIENKKNEKTI from the coding sequence ATGGAAATTATTAAATTACGTCACCCTTATAAGAAAAGTCAAATTCCTTCAGCGAATGTCGTTTTGGCTTTAGGTTTTTTTGATGGGGTTCATAGGGGGCACCAAGAAGTTATTAATCAAGCTAAAAATCTTTCTTTGAAAAAACACTGTAAATTAGCAGTAATGACTTTCAATCAGCATCCTTCGATTGTTTTCAAAAAAATAGCAGCCCAAGATATGCTTTATCTTTCGACTGTAGAAAAAAAGGAAGCCATCATGGCTGATTTAGGTGTAGACATTTTATACGAAATAGAATTCACCTCAGCCTTTGCGTCTTTAGACCCTCAATCCTTCGTTGATTTATACATTGTAGCCCTAAATGCAAAGGTAGTCGTCGCAGGTTTTGATTACACATATGGGAAAAAAGAGGTGGCTTCTATGGAACATCTGCCACAGTATGCTAAAAATCGTTTTGAGATTGTTGTGATTGAAAAACAAACAACAAATGATGCTAAAATCAGTTCTACACGAATTAGAAAAGCAATAGATAGTGGAGATATCAAAGAGGCTAATTGGTTGTTAGGCTATACGTATGAAACAACTGGACGTGTTATTCATGGAGATGCTCGAGGTAGATTACTAGGTTTCCCAACGGCTAACATTGATGTGACGAAAGACATACGCTTACCCACTGTTGGTGTTTACGTAGTTGAAATTCTTATAGGAAACAAACATTACCAAGGCATGGCATCAATTGGGCATAATATTACATTCGAAATAAACCGTCCATTGACAGTTGAAGTATATATTTTAAACTTTAATCAAGATATATATGGAGAAAAAGTAACGGTTTTATGGCAGCATTTTTTGAGAGATGAATGGAAATTTGATTCAGTTGAAGCTTTAATTGCTCAGTTAAAGCAAGACGAAAAAGATACACGTGATTATTTTTTAATAGAAAATAAAAAAAACGAGAAAACCATATAA
- the truB gene encoding tRNA pseudouridine(55) synthase TruB — translation MDGILPLWKERGMTSHDCVFKLRKILKTKKIGHTGTLDPDVDGVLPICIGNATKVVEYMMETGKSYIGEITLGFSTTTEDKSGEIVERRAVDVMPSLEEIDQAMSEMEGIITQIPPMFSAVKINGKKLYEYARAGETVERPSRKATINKFVRTTIPVLNEKDKTVSWRFEVDCGKGTYVRTLSVDLGEALGYPAHMSDLTRTSSGTFQSKNCLTLSQVADKMSNQTIQDCLYPLEFGIKELDSVDIDETLWNKVKNGAVLPADVFGKDVTFPLVIMYDTLAWSIYGKHPVKENCVKPIKGLRSFQ, via the coding sequence TTGGATGGTATTCTTCCATTATGGAAAGAACGTGGCATGACAAGTCATGATTGCGTTTTTAAACTCAGAAAAATATTGAAAACAAAAAAAATTGGTCATACTGGAACTTTGGATCCTGATGTCGATGGCGTTTTACCGATATGTATAGGAAATGCTACAAAAGTTGTTGAGTATATGATGGAAACTGGGAAAAGTTATATAGGAGAAATTACTTTAGGTTTTTCTACAACTACTGAAGATAAAAGCGGTGAAATTGTTGAACGTCGTGCTGTAGATGTAATGCCTTCTTTAGAAGAAATCGATCAAGCAATGTCTGAAATGGAAGGCATTATTACTCAAATTCCACCTATGTTTTCGGCTGTAAAAATAAACGGGAAAAAACTTTATGAATATGCAAGAGCAGGTGAAACTGTTGAAAGACCAAGTAGAAAAGCAACTATTAATAAATTTGTTCGCACAACAATACCAGTTTTAAATGAAAAGGATAAAACGGTATCTTGGAGATTTGAAGTAGATTGTGGCAAAGGCACATATGTAAGAACATTATCTGTAGATTTAGGTGAAGCTCTAGGCTACCCAGCACATATGTCAGATTTAACTCGTACTTCAAGCGGAACGTTTCAGTCAAAAAATTGTTTAACCTTATCACAAGTTGCTGATAAGATGAGCAATCAAACAATCCAAGATTGTTTATACCCTTTAGAGTTTGGTATAAAAGAACTTGACTCAGTCGATATAGACGAAACTTTATGGAATAAAGTGAAGAATGGTGCTGTTTTACCAGCTGATGTATTTGGCAAGGATGTTACATTTCCACTAGTGATCATGTATGATACTTTAGCTTGGAGTATTTATGGGAAACATCCAGTTAAAGAAAATTGTGTGAAACCAATAAAAGGATTGCGATCATTTCAGTAA
- the rbfA gene encoding 30S ribosome-binding factor RbfA yields the protein MANFRTGRVAQEIQKEVNDILVKRVRDPRVSNVTITEVKVTGDLQQATIYYSILSEKEKDLEMVQLGLDKATGLIRRELGQRLTLYKTPELTFSLDESVLYGSRIDELLRDLNKE from the coding sequence ATGGCAAATTTTAGAACTGGGCGAGTAGCTCAAGAAATTCAAAAAGAAGTCAATGATATTTTAGTCAAACGTGTGAGAGATCCGCGTGTTTCAAATGTGACAATTACTGAAGTAAAAGTAACTGGAGATTTGCAACAAGCAACGATTTACTACAGTATTTTATCTGAAAAAGAAAAAGATCTTGAAATGGTTCAGTTAGGCTTAGATAAAGCAACTGGGTTGATTAGAAGAGAATTAGGCCAACGCTTGACGCTTTATAAAACTCCTGAATTAACTTTTTCGCTTGATGAATCTGTCTTGTATGGTAGCCGAATTGACGAATTGTTACGTGATTTAAACAAAGAATAA
- the infB gene encoding translation initiation factor IF-2 → MANLRVFEFAKKHDLPTKKVIEKAKELGINYSSHMSSMEDKQVAMLNETFAANKKRNTPTLKKEEETKKNTTQKGGKGIVNKQKPSNNSTKPETKSKPSSIVKTENNKKTTPSTNSRPAAKPAEKKADSIVKRTTNPMEQRTTTGTSGKRGGYRGAQGTHGGFNKRKKKGKRGETRPVAPPVPRKFKELPDVLVYTDGMTVAEISKKIYREPAEIIKKLFLLGVVATLNQSLNKEAIELLATEYGIETEEKVKVDVSDLDVYFETETKEENLATRPPVVTIMGHVDHGKTTLLDSLRNTKVSLGEAGGITQHIGAYQVKSNGKTITFLDTPGHAAFTTMRARGADVTDITIIVVAADDGVMPQTIEAINHAKAAKVPIIVAVNKIDKPTANPERVMQELTEYGLIPESWGGDTIFVEISAKFAKNLDELLEMILLVAEVEDLKADPKRAALGSVIEARLDKSKGPIATLLVQEGTLRVGDPIVVGNTYGRVRVMVNELGRRVKKAGPSAPVEITGLNTAPQAGDQFVVFDDEKSARSVGETRAQKAMASQRLTTNRVTLDNLFSSLEEGELKEVNVIIKADVQGSAEALSSSLQKIEVEGVRVKIIHTAVGAINESDITLAAASNAIIIGFNVRPTPQAKEQASQEKIDIRLHRIIYNAIDEIETAMKGMLDPEYEEKVTGQAVVRETFAVSKVGTIAGGFVTDGHISRNSSIRLIRDNIVIFEGELASLKRFKDDAKEVKKGFECGFMIKDYNDVIVDDVIEAYEMVEIKRK, encoded by the coding sequence ATGGCTAATTTGCGAGTATTTGAATTTGCAAAAAAACATGATTTACCTACTAAAAAAGTAATTGAAAAAGCTAAGGAGTTAGGAATTAATTATAGTAGTCATATGTCTTCAATGGAAGACAAACAAGTTGCGATGCTAAATGAGACATTTGCTGCAAACAAGAAAAGGAATACACCTACATTGAAAAAAGAAGAAGAAACAAAAAAAAATACAACACAAAAAGGCGGTAAGGGTATAGTAAACAAACAGAAACCATCCAATAATAGTACAAAACCTGAAACGAAATCAAAACCATCTTCAATAGTTAAGACAGAAAATAATAAAAAAACGACACCATCAACAAATAGTCGACCAGCAGCAAAACCTGCTGAAAAGAAAGCAGATTCAATTGTAAAACGTACGACCAACCCAATGGAACAACGCACAACAACCGGAACTAGCGGAAAACGTGGAGGATATCGTGGGGCACAAGGTACTCATGGTGGATTTAACAAACGTAAGAAAAAAGGAAAACGTGGAGAAACTAGACCAGTAGCCCCACCAGTTCCTCGTAAATTCAAAGAATTACCAGATGTTTTGGTCTATACTGATGGAATGACTGTAGCGGAGATTTCAAAGAAAATTTATCGCGAACCTGCAGAAATTATTAAAAAACTTTTCCTACTTGGTGTGGTAGCTACCTTAAACCAAAGTTTAAATAAAGAAGCTATTGAGCTTCTTGCAACAGAATATGGTATTGAAACAGAAGAAAAAGTAAAAGTAGACGTATCTGATTTAGATGTTTATTTTGAAACAGAAACAAAAGAAGAAAACTTGGCAACACGTCCTCCAGTTGTAACAATTATGGGACACGTTGACCATGGTAAAACGACTTTGTTGGACTCTTTAAGAAATACAAAAGTTAGCTTGGGCGAAGCCGGCGGAATTACCCAGCATATTGGTGCATATCAAGTGAAATCTAACGGTAAGACAATTACTTTCTTAGACACGCCAGGACACGCAGCCTTTACTACAATGCGTGCTCGTGGTGCAGATGTTACAGATATCACCATTATTGTAGTAGCCGCTGATGATGGCGTTATGCCACAAACTATCGAGGCTATTAATCACGCTAAAGCTGCAAAAGTTCCAATTATTGTAGCTGTCAACAAAATTGATAAGCCTACAGCTAATCCAGAACGAGTAATGCAAGAATTGACTGAATATGGTTTAATTCCTGAATCATGGGGTGGAGACACTATATTCGTTGAAATTTCTGCTAAATTTGCTAAAAATTTAGATGAATTATTGGAAATGATTTTATTAGTTGCAGAAGTAGAAGACTTAAAAGCAGATCCTAAGAGAGCAGCTTTAGGTTCAGTAATTGAAGCTCGTTTAGATAAAAGTAAGGGACCAATTGCTACTTTACTTGTTCAAGAAGGAACATTGCGAGTTGGAGATCCAATTGTAGTCGGCAACACATATGGACGTGTACGAGTTATGGTTAACGAACTTGGTAGACGTGTTAAAAAAGCAGGACCTTCTGCTCCAGTGGAGATTACTGGTTTAAATACAGCTCCACAAGCGGGCGATCAATTTGTTGTTTTTGATGATGAAAAATCAGCACGCTCAGTTGGAGAAACACGCGCACAAAAAGCGATGGCTAGCCAACGCTTAACGACTAACCGTGTGACATTAGATAATTTATTCTCTAGTTTAGAAGAAGGAGAACTAAAAGAAGTTAATGTTATTATTAAAGCGGATGTACAAGGTTCAGCAGAAGCATTATCTTCTAGTTTACAAAAAATTGAAGTTGAAGGCGTGCGTGTGAAAATCATACACACGGCAGTTGGAGCTATTAATGAGAGTGACATTACATTAGCTGCAGCAAGTAATGCCATCATCATTGGTTTTAACGTTCGACCAACTCCACAAGCTAAAGAACAAGCTAGCCAAGAAAAAATTGATATTCGTCTACACCGGATTATTTACAATGCTATAGACGAAATTGAAACAGCAATGAAAGGCATGTTGGATCCAGAGTATGAAGAAAAAGTTACTGGACAAGCAGTCGTTCGTGAGACATTTGCGGTTTCTAAAGTAGGAACAATTGCTGGTGGTTTCGTGACGGATGGTCACATTTCTCGTAACAGTAGTATTCGTTTAATCAGAGACAATATTGTGATTTTTGAAGGCGAATTAGCTAGTTTGAAACGCTTTAAAGATGATGCAAAAGAAGTTAAAAAAGGATTCGAATGTGGCTTCATGATTAAAGATTACAATGATGTAATAGTGGATGACGTTATTGAAGCATACGAAATGGTTGAAATTAAACGAAAGTAA
- a CDS encoding L7Ae/L30e/S12e/Gadd45 family ribosomal protein yields the protein MNQDQKALNLLGIAMKAGKLVTGEDLTLKEIRKEQAKVVLIATDASDQTKKKISDKCRYYNIPIVLHFTKSELSQAIGKERTICTTLDNGFGKKIRELLLN from the coding sequence ATGAATCAAGATCAAAAAGCACTTAATCTTTTGGGAATAGCAATGAAAGCTGGCAAATTGGTAACAGGTGAAGACTTAACATTAAAAGAAATTAGAAAAGAGCAAGCAAAGGTAGTGTTAATTGCTACTGATGCTAGTGATCAAACTAAAAAGAAAATCTCGGATAAGTGTCGTTATTATAATATTCCGATAGTTCTTCATTTTACAAAATCAGAATTAAGTCAGGCTATCGGAAAAGAGCGTACGATATGTACAACCTTAGATAACGGTTTTGGGAAAAAAATCCGGGAATTATTACTAAATTAA
- the rnpM gene encoding RNase P modulator RnpM — protein sequence MQKRKIPMRKCIASNEMKPKKEMIRIVKNKEGEISIDPSGKMTGRGAYVSIDPAIVKIAWDKRILDRTFETALTDSFYQELLDYVSRQKARMNL from the coding sequence ATGCAAAAGCGTAAAATTCCTATGCGTAAATGTATTGCTTCAAATGAAATGAAACCTAAAAAAGAAATGATTCGTATAGTAAAAAATAAAGAGGGCGAAATCAGTATTGATCCAAGTGGAAAAATGACTGGACGTGGCGCGTATGTTTCAATTGATCCAGCTATTGTAAAGATTGCTTGGGATAAACGTATTTTAGACCGTACGTTTGAGACAGCTTTAACTGACTCGTTTTATCAAGAACTGCTAGATTATGTATCACGTCAGAAAGCGCGGATGAATTTATGA
- the nusA gene encoding transcription termination factor NusA — protein sequence MSKEMLNALETLEQEKGIAKEIVIDALEAALVSAYKKNYGQAQNVEVEFDIKKGDILVFAVKEVVDVVFDSRLEVSLEDALDINNAYELGDTIRFKTTPKDFGRIAAQTAKQVIMQRVREAERSIIYNEFITYENDIMQGIVERQDHRYIYVNLGKIEAVLSKQEQIPNEVYKPHDRIKVYVTKVENTSKGPQIFVSRSHPDLLKRLFEQEVPEIYDGIVEIKSIAREAGDRAKVAVMSRDENIDPVGTCVGPKGQRVQAIVNELKGENMDIVEWSADPATFIANALNPAQVVDVTFNEREGSCVVVVPDFQLSLAIGKRGQNARLAAKLTGFKIDIKSESDMQDSLVVEKEAGLERTKDYVSAIEETMSAEQENTLTEVIETVEDQEDFTNEIEIDDEVEEGILDSEEAEEMIELAEDEAEHKE from the coding sequence ATGAGCAAAGAAATGCTAAATGCCCTTGAGACCCTAGAGCAAGAAAAAGGCATTGCAAAAGAAATCGTAATTGATGCTTTGGAAGCTGCATTAGTTTCTGCATATAAAAAAAATTACGGGCAAGCACAAAATGTAGAAGTTGAATTTGATATAAAAAAAGGTGACATTCTTGTGTTCGCGGTAAAAGAAGTTGTTGATGTCGTATTTGATTCACGTCTAGAGGTTAGTTTGGAAGATGCTTTAGATATTAATAATGCTTACGAATTAGGAGATACAATTCGTTTCAAAACGACTCCTAAAGATTTTGGTAGAATTGCAGCACAAACAGCAAAACAGGTTATTATGCAACGCGTTCGAGAAGCAGAGCGTAGTATCATCTATAACGAATTTATTACTTATGAAAATGATATAATGCAAGGGATAGTTGAACGACAAGACCATCGCTACATTTATGTGAATCTTGGGAAAATTGAAGCGGTATTATCTAAACAAGAACAAATACCGAATGAAGTGTATAAACCTCATGACCGTATAAAAGTTTATGTAACAAAAGTCGAAAATACATCAAAAGGGCCACAGATTTTTGTGAGCCGTAGTCATCCTGATTTATTAAAAAGATTATTTGAGCAAGAAGTCCCAGAAATATATGATGGTATTGTTGAAATCAAATCAATCGCTCGTGAGGCCGGCGACAGAGCCAAAGTTGCTGTGATGTCGAGAGACGAAAACATTGATCCAGTAGGTACTTGTGTTGGTCCTAAAGGACAACGTGTTCAAGCGATTGTAAATGAATTAAAAGGCGAAAATATGGATATTGTTGAATGGAGCGCAGATCCTGCAACTTTCATAGCTAATGCATTAAATCCTGCACAAGTTGTTGATGTTACTTTTAACGAAAGAGAAGGTAGCTGTGTCGTTGTGGTACCAGATTTCCAGTTGTCTCTTGCAATCGGTAAGCGTGGGCAGAATGCTCGTCTAGCTGCTAAACTAACTGGGTTTAAAATCGACATCAAGTCAGAATCAGATATGCAAGATTCGCTTGTTGTTGAAAAAGAAGCTGGCTTAGAACGCACGAAAGATTACGTTTCTGCTATTGAAGAAACAATGAGTGCGGAACAAGAAAATACACTAACAGAAGTGATTGAAACAGTAGAAGATCAAGAGGACTTTACGAATGAAATAGAGATAGACGATGAAGTAGAAGAAGGCATATTAGATTCAGAAGAAGCCGAAGAAATGATTGAATTGGCTGAAGACGAAGCTGAACACAAAGAATAA
- the rimP gene encoding ribosome maturation factor RimP, whose translation MTSVVETVSDIVQPIVDGFEFELVDAEFVREGKNWFLRIYIDKPEGITLEDCAFISEKISEKMDAMDPDPIPQAYFLEVSSPGAERPLKKEEDYIQAVGEYIHISLYEAFDGEKIYEGTLKQVTKETLILSVRIKTRLKEIEFDRKKIAKARLAIQF comes from the coding sequence ATGACAAGTGTGGTTGAAACGGTTAGTGATATTGTCCAACCCATAGTCGACGGTTTTGAATTTGAGTTAGTTGACGCAGAATTTGTTAGAGAAGGTAAAAATTGGTTTTTGAGGATATATATAGATAAACCAGAGGGTATTACTTTGGAAGATTGTGCTTTTATTAGTGAGAAAATTAGCGAAAAAATGGATGCAATGGATCCAGATCCAATACCGCAAGCTTATTTCTTAGAAGTATCTTCACCTGGAGCTGAAAGACCGTTAAAAAAAGAAGAAGATTATATTCAAGCTGTTGGAGAATATATTCATATTTCATTGTATGAGGCTTTTGATGGTGAAAAAATTTATGAAGGAACATTAAAACAAGTTACAAAAGAAACCTTGATTTTATCAGTACGTATTAAAACTCGATTAAAAGAAATCGAATTTGATCGTAAAAAAATTGCAAAAGCTAGACTAGCAATTCAGTTTTAA